From Oncorhynchus mykiss isolate Arlee chromosome 25, USDA_OmykA_1.1, whole genome shotgun sequence, a single genomic window includes:
- the adgrf3a gene encoding adhesion G protein-coupled receptor F4, with the protein MKTFILLYFLGLTCYKVSANGNSTKVYYMVLRTEASIPDNRIDAILQSFKMDNPVSVDTLNITTDCVPLQNKTQCKCTPGHIWSVAVCQSSPNCCKLKNCTFETTETKPMCLPETRVTVIGQLNIAGRVYFESYSNPNSNEYKTLHDELLPKLKAVYSTLNSFDDIHITGFSRGSVIIAFEMNLNDVSADVLASKTAELEKILNSTFTLETAGVVEITVPEGPVKYDSKQTILCQAKEDMKPIEWVLKRSDGKTFDVTTGTDATVIPTSRTTTILLRQATEIWEGLYTCVFNPKSSNVTINHKASATLDIALLPQIYISSTPQFPDCYTKYNANDRIFVRVQCEIMNSTENYNVTWNYTNTETPLNEQKDVTGTGIIYRIDTTVSCSSLQEPAVTCTFMNILSQEKNATVNIPVIYSNSKFCHAEGDWSNAKANFTAVLKCKNGIGKTQRRCLSNGVWEEEISNCVNVDLHDILIDSQNLAIGLGSVEKNSANIFSRLKSSTDKSESINTYANVNASVSILFTMNNAINDSQKNYTLNKAQLQDALISSSNLLDSSLEKSWIFKPDLVNRSMAERYLISVEGLVKQSDVESTTYQHTNIELIGCKPQPEKNCVNKVFNVTVTMGTSSMMVKTIGFKSLSNYLPKLQQTDADPNSIVVSTSIGQGSADISIDFQLISERPRNHKIECVYWDFTISQWSGKGCVWSGPDNENHCECTHLSSFTTLMSKKPENLPYMTEITYVGLGISIVSLLSCLVIECLVWKSVVKSSVSYCRHTAHINICLCLLVADCSFLASAFPDMIPENWCQIFVVIKHLCYLSMFFWMLCLSIMVLHQMIFMFHQMSKKVCLGLCFSVGYCCPLLIVFITFITYNSGQKDYYYTTEACWLVYEGFLKGSIFAFILPVGTIVVVNVFCMLVVIIRLLRPSLEVNTKDEKEVAKGILKAVVLLTPIFGGTWIFGFFVLMFDITKGPIAYLVNYAFTLLNAFQGLFILLTAYFGEKPIRVALLKYFNLKQVQSAVSESSKLASTMKTK; encoded by the exons ATGAAGACTTTCATTCTTTTATATTTTCTAGGACTAACTTGCTACAAG GTCTCTGCAAATG GCAACTCAACAAAAGTCTACTATATGGTACTGAGGACTGAGGCGTCCATACCAGACAACCGTATTGATGCTATACTCCAATCTTTTAAAATGGACAATCCTGTGAGTGTTGACACCCTTAACATCACAACAG ATTGTGTCCCTCTTCAAAACAAAACTCAGTGCAAATGCACACCAGGGCATATCTGGAGTGTTGCAGTATGTCAGTCTTCACCTAACTGTTGTAAActaaaaaactgcacatttgaaaCCACAGAAACAAAACCAATGTGCCTCCCTGAAACAAGag TTACTGTCATTGGACAACTTAACATAGCTGGAAGGgtatattttgaaagttacagCAATCCAAATTCTAATGAATATAAAACCTTGCATGATGAATTATTGCCAAAG CTGAAAGCGGTGTACAGTACATTGAATTCATTTGATGACATACACATCACAGGGTTCAG TCGTGGCAGTGTCATCATTGCTTTTGAAATGAACCTCAACGACGTTTCAGCTGATGTCCTTGCAAGCAAAACAGCAGAATTGGAAAAAATACTGAATTCTACGTTCACACTAGAGACAGCAG GCGTCGTTGAGATCACAGTACCAGAAGGCCCGGTAAAATATGATTCTAAACAGACAATTCTCTGCCAAGCCAAGGAGGACATGAAACCAATTGAATGGGTTTTGAAAAGGAGTGACGGTAAAACATTCGACGTAACAACAGGCACTGATGCTACAGTGATACCCACTAGTAGGACTACTACAATTCTCCTCAGACAGGCAACGGAGATCTGGGAAG GGCTGTACACGTGTGTCTTCAATCCAAAATCATCCAATGTGACCATAAACCACAAAGCCAGTGCAACACTAGACATAGCGCTCCTGCCACAAATTTACATTAGTAGCACGCCCCAATTTCCAGACTGTTACACGAAATATAATGCAAATGATAGAATCTTTGTCAGAGTTCAATGTGAAATTATGAATAGCACTGAAAACTACAATGTGACATGGAATTACACCAACACCGAAACTCCATTAAATGAACAAAAAG ATGTTACCGGTACTGGCATAATTTACAGGATTGATACGACTGTCAGCTGCAGCAGTTTACAAGAGCCAGCTGTAACATGTACATTTATGAACATCCTGTCCCAAGAGAAAAATGCTACTGTCAATATCCCTGTTATCTACA GCAATTCAAAATTTTGTCATGCTGAAGGTGACTGGTCAAACGCAAAGGCTAACTTTACGGCGGTGCTGAAGTGTAAAAATGGTATTGGAAAAACCCAGAGACGGTGTTTGAGTAATGGAGTTTGGGAGGAGGAAATATCTAACTGTGTGAATGTAGATCTACATGACATCCTAATTGATTCACAG AACCTTGCAATAGGACTCGGATCAGTTGAGAAAAATTCTGCAAACATATTTTCACGTCTGAAATCTTCCACCGATAAATCAGAATCCATCAACACTTATGCTAATGTGAATGCTTCGGTGTCCATTCTCTTCACCATGAACAACGCAATCAACGATTCTCAAAAAAATTACACACTGAATAAGGCTCAATTACAA GATGCTCTAATATCATCCAGCAATCTTTTGGATAGCAGTCTTGAAAAGTCATGGATTTTCAAACCTGACCTTGTCAACAGATCCATGGCTGAAAGATATCTGATTTCTGTTGAGGGCCTGGTTAAACAGTCAGATGTCGAGAGTACCACATACCAACACACAAACATAGAGTTGATTGGCTGTAAACCTCAGCCGGAGAAAAATTGTGTGAACAAAGTTTTCAATGTCACCGTAACCATGGGAACTAGCTCCATGATGGTTAAAACTATAGGTTTTAAATCTCTCAGTAACTATCTACCAAAGCTGCAACAAACAGACGCTGATCCAAACAGCATCGTGGTGTCCACTTCTATTGGTCAAGGATCTGCAGATATCTCAATAGACTTCCAGTTGATCAGTGAAAGGCCCCGCAACCACAAGATAGAGTGTGTATATTGGGATTTTACAATAAGCCAATGGTCTGGTAAAGGTTGTGTATGGAGTGGTCCTGATAACGAAAACCATTGTGAATGCACCCACTTATCCTCATTCACCACCCTCATGTCAAAGAAACCAGAGAATCTTCCCTATATGACGGAGATAACCTATGTGGGCTTGGGCATCTCAATTGTCTCACTTCTCTCCTGTCTAGTGATAGAATGTCTTGTGTGGAAATCTGTTGTCAAGTCCAGCGTGTCGTATTGTCGCCACACAGCCCACATTAACATCTGCCTGTGTTTACTGGTAGCCGACTGCAGCTTTCTCGCCTCAGCTTTTCCCGACATGATCCCAGAGAATTGGTGTCAGATCTTTGTGGTAATTAAGCATTTATGCTACCTGTCCATGTTCTTCTGGATGTTGTGCCTGAGTATCATGGTTCTCCATCAGATGATATTTATGTTCCATCAGATGAGCAAGAAGGTTTGCTTGGGACTGTGTTTTTCTGTTGGCTACTGCTGTCCACTGTTAATTGTTTTCATTACATTTATCACCTACAACAGTGGCCAGAAGGACTACTACTACACCACCGAGGCTTGTTGGCTGGTTTATGAAGGTTTTTTAAAGGGCTCGATCTTTGCGTTCATTCTGCCTGTTGGCACTATTGTAGTAGTCAATGTGTTCTGCATGCTAGTAGTTATCATAAGGCTCCTGAGACCAAGTCTTGAAGTCAACACTAAGGATGAAAAAGAAGTGGCCAAAGGTATCCTAAAAGCGGTTGTCCTCCTAACCCCAATCTTTGGAGGGACATGGATTTTTGGATTTTTTGTTTTGATGTTTGACATCACCAAAGGACCTATAGCCTACCTGGTGAACTACGCCTTCACTCTGCTGAACGCATTCCAG GGTCTCTTCATTCTACTCACTGCATATTTTGGAGAAAAACCG aTTCGTGTTGCACTACTGAAATATTTCAACCTAAAA CAGGTACAATCAGCAGTGAGTGAAAGTTCCAAACTGGCATCAACGATGAAGACGAAATGA